From Ensifer sp. WSM1721, one genomic window encodes:
- a CDS encoding GMC family oxidoreductase — MPDFIVVGGGSAGCAIAGRLSEDPDVSVTLFEAGPRDSSIWIRFPVTFYKSFKSSLLHWYKIEKLKHQNDLETQVGQARVLGGGSSLNAMIYIRGAPEDYDRWAAHGAEGWGYKDVLPYFRKAENNEVYSNDAHGQEGPLSVSNQQHTLPLTKAWVKACQEAGMPYNPDFNSGQLQGAGLYQLTTKNGRRCSSADAYLHTARKRRNLNIVTNKQVTKIIVEGGRAVGVQYVENGRLMTMRAEREVVVSSGAIGSPRLLLLSGIGPASDLQRVGVDVVHDLPGVGQNLQDHTDCFLIYNLKSNTSYDKYKKLRWQLAAAAQYAMFGSGPITSNICEGGAFWWGDRTDPIPDLQYHFLAGAGIEEGVETTASGSGCTLNVYACRPKSRGRVALRSSDPSVPPLVDPNYLSHPHDVDRLVDGIRFGQEIMAQPSMRKFVSEAHLPEKPLKTRAEFEAFVRKYTQGAYHLSGACKIGTDKMAVVDPQLRVHGIDGLRIADTSVMPFVTSGNLNAPAIMIGERAADFLKGNRI; from the coding sequence ATGCCCGATTTTATCGTAGTAGGTGGAGGATCCGCAGGATGTGCGATAGCGGGCCGCCTGAGTGAGGATCCGGACGTGTCCGTGACGTTGTTCGAGGCGGGACCAAGGGACAGTAGTATCTGGATCCGTTTCCCTGTGACGTTCTACAAATCCTTCAAGAGCTCTTTGCTTCACTGGTACAAGATCGAAAAGCTGAAGCATCAGAACGATCTTGAAACACAAGTCGGGCAAGCGCGGGTTTTGGGCGGCGGTAGTTCGCTCAACGCGATGATCTATATTAGGGGAGCGCCTGAAGATTACGACCGTTGGGCGGCGCACGGGGCAGAAGGCTGGGGCTACAAGGATGTTCTTCCGTATTTCCGCAAGGCGGAAAACAACGAAGTATATTCAAACGATGCACATGGGCAGGAGGGGCCTTTAAGCGTCTCTAACCAGCAGCACACCCTTCCGCTGACCAAGGCCTGGGTAAAAGCCTGCCAGGAGGCAGGAATGCCCTACAATCCAGACTTCAATTCTGGACAGCTGCAGGGCGCGGGTTTGTATCAGTTGACCACCAAGAACGGTCGTCGATGCAGCTCGGCGGACGCCTATCTGCATACGGCGCGAAAGCGCCGCAACCTGAACATTGTCACGAACAAGCAGGTCACAAAGATCATTGTGGAAGGCGGTCGCGCTGTCGGTGTTCAGTACGTTGAGAACGGCCGTCTGATGACAATGCGTGCCGAACGTGAGGTCGTCGTTTCTTCAGGAGCCATCGGATCGCCCCGTCTTCTGCTGCTTTCTGGCATCGGGCCGGCATCCGATCTTCAGCGCGTCGGCGTCGATGTCGTACACGATCTTCCAGGCGTCGGTCAGAACCTGCAAGACCATACCGACTGTTTCCTGATCTACAACCTCAAATCAAACACGAGCTATGACAAGTACAAGAAGCTGCGGTGGCAGTTGGCTGCCGCCGCGCAATATGCGATGTTCGGGAGTGGCCCGATCACGTCGAACATCTGCGAGGGCGGTGCCTTCTGGTGGGGAGATCGAACGGATCCCATTCCCGATCTGCAGTATCACTTCCTAGCTGGTGCCGGTATTGAGGAAGGCGTTGAGACCACGGCCAGCGGAAGTGGATGTACACTGAATGTGTATGCCTGCCGCCCAAAGTCTCGGGGGAGGGTTGCGCTTCGATCGTCAGACCCATCCGTTCCTCCACTCGTGGATCCTAATTACCTCAGTCATCCACACGACGTAGACCGCCTCGTTGACGGCATCCGGTTCGGTCAGGAGATTATGGCGCAGCCATCGATGCGGAAGTTCGTCAGCGAGGCGCATCTTCCCGAAAAGCCGCTCAAGACGCGTGCAGAATTTGAAGCCTTTGTCAGAAAGTACACGCAGGGAGCCTATCATCTAAGCGGCGCCTGCAAGATCGGAACCGACAAGATGGCAGTGGTGGATCCGCAATTGCGGGTCCATGGCATCGACGGTCTGCGGATCGCCGACACTTCCGTCATGCCGTTCGTCACGTCGGGCAATCTAAATGCACCTGCAATCATGATCGGCGAGCGCGCTGCCGATTTTCTGAAAGGGAATAGGATTTGA
- a CDS encoding fumarylacetoacetate hydrolase family protein yields the protein MKLVSFDSAGSWRPGVVLGSAVFDVEMLLKGGSSADTHRISSVRDLLREHGAALPKLSERLIAAAREKPQAQIGSLDTLRLGPPVIDPAKVLCIGLNYNDHVAETGRALPSHPDVFAKFASTLIGPYDEVRCSNITQNLDFEGELAIVIGRECRAVAVENALDFVAGVTVLNDVTARDLQYRGTQWLPGKAVDASTPCGPALVTLDEAGDVQNLDIATRVNGVQVQSSNTRYMIFPVRELVTYISYFLTLSPGDIITTGTPQGIGAKRQPPLWLKPGDTVEVELQHVGVLRNVVR from the coding sequence ATGAAACTCGTTTCCTTTGATTCAGCCGGCTCTTGGCGGCCAGGTGTGGTGCTGGGTTCGGCAGTCTTTGACGTGGAGATGCTCCTCAAAGGCGGCAGCAGCGCAGACACGCATCGAATCTCCTCTGTGCGTGACCTACTGCGCGAACACGGGGCAGCGCTTCCCAAGCTGTCGGAGCGTCTCATAGCGGCCGCCCGCGAGAAACCCCAGGCCCAGATAGGGTCACTTGATACCTTACGGCTTGGCCCACCCGTCATAGACCCGGCTAAAGTGCTCTGCATCGGTCTCAACTACAACGACCATGTTGCCGAGACCGGGCGGGCACTCCCTTCCCATCCGGATGTATTCGCGAAGTTCGCCAGCACATTGATTGGTCCGTATGACGAGGTGCGTTGCTCCAACATCACCCAAAACTTGGATTTTGAAGGTGAGCTTGCAATCGTTATTGGCCGGGAATGTCGCGCTGTCGCTGTCGAAAACGCGCTCGATTTCGTTGCTGGCGTGACGGTTTTGAATGACGTCACGGCACGCGATCTTCAGTATCGCGGAACACAATGGCTGCCAGGAAAGGCTGTCGATGCTTCCACGCCGTGCGGTCCAGCGCTCGTCACACTGGATGAGGCGGGAGACGTGCAAAATCTCGATATTGCGACCCGCGTGAACGGAGTCCAGGTCCAGTCCTCGAACACGCGTTATATGATCTTCCCGGTGCGAGAGTTGGTAACTTACATCTCGTACTTTCTGACACTCTCGCCAGGCGACATCATCACCACGGGCACGCCCCAGGGCATAGGAGCCAAGCGGCAACCTCCATTGTGGTTGAAGCCGGGCGACACAGTCGAGGTGGAACTTCAGCACGTCGGCGTGCTGCGCAACGTTGTCCGCTGA
- a CDS encoding electron transfer flavoprotein subunit beta/FixA family protein: MKILVTVKRVVDFNVKIRVKADGTGVELANVKMSMNPFDEISVEEALRLKEAGKASEVVVVSIGPAKAEETLRTALAMGADRAILVETEDQVEPLAVAKIVKSVAEAEQPGLIIVGKQAIDDDSNQTGQMLSALLGWPQGTFASKVEIGDGKVNVTREVDGGLQTVELKLPAVVTTDLRLNEPRYASLPNIMKAKKKPLDKKTPADFGVDTAPRLKVLKTEEPSGRKAGIKVKSVAELVDKLKTEAGVL, encoded by the coding sequence ATGAAAATCTTGGTAACGGTGAAGCGGGTCGTCGACTTCAACGTGAAGATCCGCGTGAAGGCGGACGGCACGGGCGTCGAACTTGCCAATGTCAAGATGTCGATGAACCCGTTCGACGAGATCTCGGTCGAAGAGGCGCTCAGGCTGAAAGAGGCCGGCAAGGCGAGCGAAGTCGTCGTCGTCTCGATCGGTCCGGCCAAGGCCGAGGAGACGCTTCGCACCGCGCTCGCCATGGGCGCCGACCGGGCGATCCTCGTCGAGACCGAGGACCAGGTCGAGCCGCTCGCCGTCGCCAAGATCGTCAAGAGTGTGGCCGAGGCCGAACAGCCGGGGCTGATCATTGTCGGCAAGCAGGCGATCGACGACGATTCCAACCAGACCGGCCAGATGCTGTCGGCACTGCTCGGCTGGCCGCAGGGCACCTTCGCCTCCAAGGTCGAGATCGGTGACGGCAAGGTCAATGTCACCCGCGAGGTCGATGGCGGGCTGCAGACGGTCGAACTGAAGCTGCCGGCGGTGGTGACCACCGACCTCAGGCTGAACGAGCCGCGCTATGCCTCGCTGCCGAACATCATGAAGGCGAAGAAGAAGCCGCTCGACAAGAAGACCCCGGCCGACTTCGGCGTCGACACCGCGCCCCGTCTCAAGGTGCTGAAGACGGAAGAGCCGTCGGGCCGCAAGGCCGGCATCAAGGTCAAATCGGTCGCCGAGCTCGTCGACAAGCTCAAGACCGAAGCCGGCGTCCTCTAG
- a CDS encoding electron transfer flavoprotein subunit alpha/FixB family protein, protein MAILLLAGHDNTHLSDRTAKALTAASKIGSDVHVLVAGSGVEAVAQQAAKLSGVAKVLVAEDASLVHNLAEPLAATIVSLAGNYDTLVAAATSIGKNVMPRVAALLDVAQVSEIIEVVSGDTFKRPIYAGNAIQTVQTSEAKKVITVRTTAFPSAPQGSTSAVVEEISATAFSSDLSRHVSDALSSSDRPELTSAKIVISGGRALGSSEKFKEVILPVADKLGAAVGASRAAVDAGYAPNDWQVGQTGKVVAPDLYIACGISGAIQHLAGMKDSKVIVAINKDEEAPIFQVADYALVADLFEAIPELQAALAA, encoded by the coding sequence ATGGCCATTCTGCTTCTGGCTGGCCACGACAACACCCACCTTTCCGACCGGACCGCCAAGGCACTGACGGCGGCCAGCAAGATCGGTTCCGACGTGCATGTGCTCGTTGCCGGTTCCGGCGTCGAGGCCGTCGCTCAGCAGGCCGCCAAGCTCTCGGGCGTCGCCAAGGTGCTCGTCGCCGAGGATGCCTCGCTCGTCCACAACCTCGCCGAGCCGCTGGCAGCAACGATCGTCTCGCTCGCCGGCAACTATGATACGCTTGTCGCCGCCGCCACCTCGATCGGCAAGAACGTCATGCCACGCGTCGCGGCGCTGCTCGACGTCGCCCAGGTCTCGGAGATTATCGAGGTCGTCTCCGGCGACACCTTCAAGCGGCCGATCTATGCCGGCAATGCCATCCAGACGGTGCAGACGAGCGAAGCGAAGAAAGTCATCACCGTCCGCACCACAGCCTTCCCGTCTGCCCCCCAGGGCAGCACCTCAGCTGTCGTCGAGGAAATCTCGGCGACAGCCTTTTCTTCCGATCTGTCCAGGCATGTTTCCGACGCGCTGTCGTCGTCCGACCGCCCGGAGCTGACCTCGGCGAAGATCGTCATCTCCGGTGGCCGGGCGCTCGGCTCGTCGGAGAAGTTCAAGGAAGTCATCCTGCCGGTCGCCGACAAGCTCGGCGCCGCCGTCGGCGCTTCGCGCGCCGCCGTCGACGCCGGCTATGCCCCGAACGACTGGCAGGTCGGCCAGACCGGCAAGGTGGTCGCGCCCGATCTCTACATCGCCTGCGGCATCTCCGGCGCCATCCAGCACCTCGCCGGCATGAAGGATTCCAAGGTGATCGTCGCCATCAACAAGGACGAGGAGGCGCCGATCTTCCAGGTCGCCGACTACGCATTAGTCGCAGATCTTTTTGAGGCGATTCCGGAGCTGCAGGCGGCACTCGCGGCATAA
- a CDS encoding DUF1254 domain-containing protein: protein MARSGLFAATILASSLIVSHGAAAQSPPMSPGWALSLPSGPDSDVKITEQYVRMVARDAYFWAWPMVNIYNRRLAFEKAPKPGLMNGVLPFAPLNTMSMLHDYIKPEQRWVACPNQDVVYGAGIAALEQSPVVVQVPDFGDRFWVYQIVDLRTDSFAQLGSMYGTRPGFYLLVGPDWRGDVPKGITKVFRAKTNTAFVVPRVFMDDTAEDREAVQPLIAGIDIYPLPEFDGKAKTHDWRQLPTLGNPGGGDNAAETKWVFPETFFDQLPEVMEDAPPLPGEEARYAQISAVIVAARKHPSLKAAMVDEAAKAEKDLIDPLLQFRNWGIQLDGHWSSTGNNAAFGTDYFTRTAVAKSNILVNAPAETKYFYQDLSADGKRLNGANGYTVTFPKGATPPVDGFWSLTLYDAQHFFVPNALNRFSLGTKNKTLKQNADGSLTIYVQKNSPGKDKEDNWLPAPDAEFSLYLRAYWPKTNVVDGSWTPPSVARH, encoded by the coding sequence ATGGCACGAAGTGGCTTATTTGCGGCGACCATCCTCGCCAGTTCCTTGATCGTCTCTCACGGGGCAGCGGCCCAGTCCCCGCCAATGTCGCCAGGCTGGGCGCTGTCTTTACCCTCTGGGCCGGACAGTGATGTCAAGATTACCGAACAGTACGTCCGCATGGTGGCCCGGGACGCGTACTTCTGGGCCTGGCCGATGGTCAACATCTACAATCGACGTCTCGCCTTTGAAAAGGCCCCGAAACCGGGGCTTATGAACGGTGTGCTGCCCTTCGCGCCGTTGAACACCATGTCGATGCTGCACGATTACATCAAGCCCGAGCAGCGTTGGGTGGCCTGCCCGAACCAGGACGTCGTCTACGGTGCTGGTATAGCCGCGCTTGAGCAGAGCCCCGTCGTGGTACAGGTGCCTGATTTCGGCGACCGCTTCTGGGTCTACCAGATCGTCGATCTGAGGACTGACAGCTTCGCGCAACTCGGATCGATGTACGGGACACGGCCCGGTTTTTATTTGCTGGTCGGACCCGACTGGAGGGGTGATGTCCCGAAAGGGATCACGAAGGTCTTTCGTGCGAAAACGAATACCGCTTTCGTCGTGCCGCGCGTGTTCATGGATGACACTGCTGAAGATCGCGAAGCCGTCCAGCCCTTGATCGCAGGTATTGACATCTACCCCCTCCCGGAATTCGACGGGAAGGCGAAGACGCACGATTGGCGTCAATTGCCGACACTTGGCAATCCCGGCGGCGGGGATAACGCGGCAGAAACGAAATGGGTATTCCCCGAGACGTTCTTCGACCAGTTGCCTGAAGTTATGGAGGACGCACCGCCTCTCCCCGGCGAGGAAGCCCGTTATGCGCAAATCTCTGCTGTGATCGTCGCAGCGAGGAAGCACCCTTCGCTAAAAGCAGCGATGGTGGATGAGGCTGCCAAGGCGGAGAAGGACCTGATCGATCCCCTTCTTCAGTTCCGGAACTGGGGTATTCAGCTCGACGGCCACTGGTCATCCACCGGCAACAACGCCGCCTTCGGAACCGACTATTTTACGCGGACGGCGGTCGCCAAATCCAATATCCTGGTGAACGCACCTGCCGAGACGAAGTATTTCTACCAAGACCTTAGTGCTGACGGGAAGCGGCTCAATGGAGCAAATGGCTATACCGTAACCTTCCCCAAGGGGGCCACGCCGCCTGTTGACGGCTTCTGGTCGCTGACACTTTATGACGCGCAGCACTTCTTCGTTCCCAACGCGCTCAACCGATTTTCGCTGGGCACGAAGAACAAGACGCTAAAGCAAAACGCTGACGGCTCGCTGACAATATATGTTCAAAAAAATTCACCCGGCAAAGACAAAGAGGATAACTGGCTACCAGCGCCGGATGCAGAATTCTCACTATACCTTCGAGCCTATTGGCCGAAGACCAACGTGGTCGACGGTAGCTGGACGCCGCCATCAGTGGCAAGACACTGA
- a CDS encoding DUF1214 domain-containing protein, producing MPNCAKLSISLALAISTMLAAPANAASSLNDEEISQAYIYLLGRLYVTRQQQLDFQDGFQWNSFVHRKPGAVDWPNPNLDVAYSEAWVAVDETSCTIVTVPEVKDRYYVVQFLNGWGETLANINERIFPGRPFGDFAVCLSGAQVSLPDDTLRIDLPVKYARILARVALGKDTDGAVTLQHKFSLKATGTPKLPEIPKTPIFDLETFPGVEAFDAADAALSSDPDINPGLEPMAARVREIAAEIKDHPDTRKRADTIIKTVAIPEIAKAGSIIGHGKVSNGWARPGVVGEYGIDYLTRTLVNYRGLWANIKPEVLYYRGGNDASGAELNGDSVYTLTFPKDALPSRFAKYFWSVIAVDSTRFRVLPNPMKRYLLNEATNPQYGADGSLTLYFAAEKPKDAPDGNWLPTPRGQRYRLTFRYYGPQDGVANGTYWPPALIKMKQ from the coding sequence ATGCCGAATTGCGCAAAATTATCGATAAGCCTTGCCCTTGCAATTAGTACGATGCTCGCCGCTCCGGCAAACGCAGCCAGCAGCCTGAACGACGAAGAGATCAGTCAGGCTTACATCTATTTATTGGGCCGCCTCTATGTCACACGCCAACAGCAGCTTGATTTTCAGGATGGATTCCAGTGGAACTCGTTCGTGCATCGCAAGCCCGGTGCCGTCGACTGGCCCAATCCCAATCTCGACGTCGCCTATTCGGAGGCCTGGGTGGCTGTCGATGAGACCAGTTGCACGATAGTCACCGTGCCCGAGGTCAAGGACCGCTACTATGTCGTCCAGTTCCTCAACGGCTGGGGCGAGACGCTCGCCAATATCAACGAGCGTATTTTCCCCGGAAGGCCATTCGGAGACTTCGCTGTCTGCCTTTCCGGGGCGCAGGTCAGCCTTCCCGACGACACGCTGCGGATCGACCTTCCGGTGAAATACGCCCGCATTCTTGCGCGTGTTGCCCTTGGTAAGGACACGGATGGAGCGGTGACCCTGCAGCACAAGTTCTCGCTGAAGGCGACCGGCACGCCGAAGCTTCCCGAGATTCCGAAGACCCCGATTTTCGACCTCGAAACCTTCCCCGGCGTCGAAGCCTTCGATGCTGCCGATGCCGCTCTATCTAGCGATCCCGACATCAATCCGGGACTGGAACCCATGGCAGCCCGTGTGCGCGAGATCGCTGCCGAGATCAAGGATCATCCGGACACCCGCAAGCGGGCCGATACCATCATCAAGACCGTCGCCATTCCTGAAATCGCAAAGGCCGGGTCGATCATCGGGCATGGCAAGGTCAGCAACGGCTGGGCACGGCCAGGTGTTGTCGGCGAGTACGGCATCGATTATCTAACGCGGACGCTCGTCAACTATCGCGGCCTCTGGGCCAACATAAAGCCCGAGGTTCTTTATTATCGCGGCGGCAACGACGCGAGCGGCGCGGAACTTAATGGCGACAGCGTCTACACGCTCACCTTCCCCAAAGACGCGCTTCCCTCGCGGTTTGCGAAATACTTCTGGTCGGTGATTGCCGTCGACAGCACTCGGTTTCGCGTTCTCCCGAACCCGATGAAGCGATATCTGCTGAACGAGGCGACGAACCCGCAATATGGTGCGGACGGCTCTCTGACACTCTACTTCGCGGCTGAAAAGCCGAAGGACGCCCCTGACGGAAACTGGCTGCCGACGCCGCGTGGCCAAAGATACCGACTCACCTTCCGCTATTACGGGCCGCAAGACGGCGTCGCCAATGGGACCTACTGGCCACCGGCATTGATCAAGATGAAGCAGTAA
- a CDS encoding MurR/RpiR family transcriptional regulator yields MTRLELIDRIKKICVELSGQTVDAAHYVINNADEIPFHSMREVARRARIQPVSLVRLAQKLGLAGYGELRQQFIDTTPERHQRDRQSINRNVLSAQTLIEEMGKSPGLKAFVDSFFATEQAIVEQARAHLSEERLESAVELLARAPKVYVIGRRTAFTPAFTLAYTLQKARPNIVLLDTPGGAPEGALEDIKPDDAFVAVTFAPFNRLVHRLTEKASLSGAQVIAITDSFAAPISKFAGPLHFVAQTSGRAFPESTLGAIAIVNILAALTISRLGEVAQRRIRENERFLVNSGEYLLSGAPKKGRRPSKSS; encoded by the coding sequence TTGACTAGACTAGAACTCATCGATCGCATCAAAAAGATATGTGTCGAACTCTCTGGGCAGACGGTGGATGCAGCCCATTATGTTATCAACAATGCGGATGAGATCCCATTTCATTCGATGCGGGAGGTTGCGCGGCGAGCTAGGATCCAGCCGGTCAGCCTCGTGAGGCTGGCTCAAAAGTTGGGATTGGCGGGTTACGGTGAATTGCGGCAGCAGTTTATCGATACGACACCGGAGCGCCATCAACGGGATCGCCAATCCATAAACCGCAATGTCTTGAGCGCGCAAACACTCATAGAAGAAATGGGCAAAAGCCCGGGGCTCAAGGCTTTCGTCGATTCCTTCTTCGCAACCGAGCAAGCGATCGTTGAACAGGCAAGAGCGCATCTGTCAGAAGAAAGGCTTGAGAGCGCCGTGGAGCTGCTGGCCCGTGCCCCAAAAGTTTATGTCATAGGCCGGCGAACGGCGTTTACGCCTGCTTTTACCCTTGCCTACACCCTGCAAAAGGCTCGGCCGAACATAGTTCTGCTGGACACTCCTGGAGGAGCGCCCGAAGGAGCTCTGGAAGATATCAAGCCTGATGACGCCTTCGTAGCGGTGACCTTTGCGCCCTTCAACCGACTGGTTCACAGGTTGACCGAGAAGGCCTCGCTGTCGGGGGCGCAAGTAATTGCCATCACTGACAGTTTCGCCGCGCCCATCAGCAAGTTTGCGGGGCCATTACATTTCGTGGCACAGACGTCCGGCCGGGCATTCCCCGAATCCACACTAGGAGCAATAGCGATTGTCAACATCCTTGCGGCGTTGACAATCAGCCGGCTCGGTGAAGTGGCACAACGCAGAATTCGCGAAAATGAGCGCTTTCTGGTGAACTCCGGTGAGTACCTCCTGTCGGGCGCTCCCAAGAAAGGTAGACGCCCGTCAAAAAGCAGCTGA
- a CDS encoding TetR/AcrR family transcriptional regulator: MTLPTRVQQACDEMRRHLDQFDWSKLTNGRRQVLEAFLELATTQGFSGVTMRGLAKALDVKASSIYFHFPDGRDEIVAQTLRWHYHCWGSAILSAVENSAGASEFWDSLVRTHVKRQLELPESDLWDILVATDRICGFLQPGIRQEIEHWLQLCVQIYEAAACEMGYNNCEVSARAIMKLLDGVRSWCDWSGPGSDLEACTARAIAMSRAILSSQSDQPNASIDRVGSVSTAPAPSRRR, from the coding sequence ATGACCCTGCCGACTCGAGTTCAGCAAGCGTGTGATGAAATGCGCCGCCACCTCGATCAATTTGACTGGAGCAAATTGACCAACGGGCGTCGCCAAGTTCTTGAAGCTTTTCTCGAACTTGCAACAACGCAAGGTTTCTCTGGCGTAACGATGAGAGGGCTTGCCAAGGCTCTCGATGTGAAGGCGTCCAGTATCTATTTCCATTTTCCGGACGGGCGAGATGAAATCGTCGCCCAAACGCTGCGGTGGCATTATCACTGCTGGGGTTCCGCGATCCTCAGCGCTGTCGAGAACAGCGCCGGCGCGAGCGAATTTTGGGACAGCCTGGTCCGGACGCATGTTAAGCGTCAGCTAGAGCTTCCAGAAAGCGATCTATGGGACATACTCGTTGCCACGGATCGTATTTGCGGTTTCCTGCAGCCAGGAATTCGGCAGGAAATTGAGCACTGGCTGCAATTGTGTGTGCAAATATACGAGGCAGCGGCCTGCGAAATGGGCTACAACAATTGTGAGGTTTCGGCGCGCGCCATCATGAAGCTGCTCGATGGCGTCAGGTCATGGTGCGACTGGTCAGGACCAGGCAGCGATCTCGAAGCGTGCACCGCGCGCGCCATCGCGATGTCGCGCGCGATTTTGTCGTCGCAGTCTGATCAGCCAAACGCCTCCATAGATCGCGTGGGGAGTGTGAGCACGGCTCCAGCCCCATCACGCCGGCGATGA
- a CDS encoding extracellular solute-binding protein → MFDKMPHSATRRTVLKAGGAIAATSLLAPAIIRNAWADEEPITLLTWETYHEPDWIAEWEAANGGVKVKPVIISSLDEVFAQLQSGAVKPDVVYSEASTAGRLKRAGQIAPFDISKVPNVTNVLPGLNWKEPLSVEGALMGIPLHWGTQPLQYNADQIKEPPTTWGDLWDETYKGKVTTFDDATVNIPMVALYVGAKDPFNLTEEEFTSVTDALRALRQQVRVVTRGFDDAANLYASGEALIGYCHNVAVVNSLKKKGINSRYSLPKEGTPSWIEGTFVTPKGQRDIVYKFLNDTMSLPWQARFMKFSGSNGILTGADALKAGLSEEELKNTNIPDSEDPNFKDNLVFFREPEDVERRIQIWNDFLAGTL, encoded by the coding sequence ATGTTCGACAAAATGCCGCATTCGGCTACTCGCCGCACGGTCCTGAAAGCGGGTGGTGCCATCGCTGCCACCTCGCTCCTTGCGCCGGCAATCATTCGAAACGCTTGGGCAGACGAGGAACCGATCACCCTGCTCACCTGGGAGACCTACCATGAGCCGGACTGGATCGCAGAATGGGAAGCTGCTAACGGCGGTGTTAAGGTAAAGCCGGTTATCATCTCTTCGCTCGACGAAGTATTCGCACAACTCCAATCCGGCGCCGTGAAGCCCGACGTCGTCTATTCCGAGGCGTCCACGGCCGGGCGCCTCAAGAGGGCAGGCCAAATCGCCCCATTCGATATCTCGAAGGTCCCAAACGTCACAAATGTCCTTCCGGGCCTGAATTGGAAGGAGCCCCTCTCGGTTGAGGGCGCCCTCATGGGTATCCCGCTCCACTGGGGCACGCAGCCGCTTCAGTACAATGCCGATCAGATCAAAGAGCCACCCACCACCTGGGGCGATCTGTGGGACGAAACCTATAAGGGTAAGGTGACGACGTTCGATGACGCCACTGTCAACATTCCGATGGTCGCGCTCTACGTTGGGGCCAAGGATCCTTTCAACCTGACCGAGGAAGAGTTTACCAGCGTCACCGATGCGCTTCGCGCACTCCGGCAGCAGGTACGAGTGGTTACGCGAGGCTTTGACGACGCCGCCAACCTCTACGCGTCCGGTGAGGCGTTGATCGGCTACTGTCACAATGTCGCTGTTGTGAACTCCCTTAAGAAAAAGGGGATAAACTCCAGGTATTCGCTGCCCAAGGAAGGCACTCCTTCCTGGATCGAAGGCACATTTGTGACGCCGAAGGGGCAGCGGGATATCGTTTACAAGTTCCTGAATGACACGATGTCCCTGCCTTGGCAGGCGAGGTTCATGAAATTCTCGGGAAGCAACGGGATTCTCACCGGCGCCGACGCCCTCAAGGCCGGGCTTTCTGAGGAAGAGCTGAAGAACACCAACATCCCGGACTCCGAAGACCCGAACTTCAAGGACAATCTCGTATTCTTCCGTGAGCCGGAGGACGTCGAGCGCCGAATCCAGATCTGGAATGATTTCCTGGCCGGCACCCTTTGA